From the Streptomyces nigrescens genome, one window contains:
- a CDS encoding RNA polymerase sigma factor encodes MPESSVRGGSGRTAPESPAEPLVTYGTDGGSAATVPDLSAASAAITLEVAPVQTQTLADAPAATEPDTEAAAEAAAEPLTVPQQAEPPAAEMIVEEIIPEPVPRPETGSPSSDLFRQYLREIGRIPLLTAAEEVELARRVEAGLFAEEKLTHATDLSSQLAFDLDKLVVLGRMAKRRLIEANLRLVVSVAKRYVGRGLTMLDLVQEGNLGLIRAVEKFDYARGYKFSTYATWWIRQAMSRALADQARTIRVPVHVVELINRVVRVQRRMLQERGCEPTPEEVAAHLDLTGERVSEVLRLAQEPVSLHAPVGEEEDVALGDLIEDGDAASPVESAAFLLLREHLDAVLSTLGERERKVVQLRYGLADGRPRTLEEIGRIFGVTRERIRQIESKTLNKLRDHAFADQLRGYLD; translated from the coding sequence TTGCCTGAGTCCTCGGTGCGCGGCGGGTCCGGTCGTACCGCACCGGAATCCCCCGCGGAACCACTCGTGACGTACGGGACGGACGGCGGCTCGGCCGCCACCGTGCCCGACCTTTCTGCCGCTTCAGCAGCGATCACCCTGGAGGTCGCCCCCGTGCAGACCCAGACCCTCGCCGATGCGCCGGCCGCCACGGAACCTGACACGGAGGCGGCCGCGGAGGCGGCCGCGGAGCCGCTCACCGTGCCGCAGCAGGCCGAACCACCCGCCGCCGAGATGATCGTCGAGGAGATCATCCCGGAGCCGGTACCGCGCCCCGAGACGGGCAGCCCGTCCTCCGACCTCTTCCGCCAGTACCTCCGCGAGATCGGCCGGATCCCGCTGCTCACCGCCGCCGAGGAGGTCGAGCTCGCCCGCCGCGTCGAGGCCGGTCTCTTCGCCGAGGAGAAGCTCACCCACGCCACCGACCTCTCCTCCCAACTCGCCTTCGACCTCGACAAGTTGGTGGTCCTGGGCCGGATGGCCAAGCGCCGCCTCATCGAGGCCAACCTGCGTCTGGTGGTCTCCGTCGCCAAGCGCTACGTCGGCCGCGGGCTGACCATGCTCGACCTTGTCCAGGAGGGGAACCTCGGACTGATCCGCGCCGTCGAGAAGTTCGACTACGCCCGCGGCTACAAGTTCTCCACCTACGCCACCTGGTGGATCCGCCAGGCGATGTCCCGCGCCCTCGCCGACCAGGCCCGCACCATCCGGGTCCCGGTCCATGTCGTCGAGCTGATCAACCGCGTGGTGCGGGTCCAGCGCAGAATGCTCCAGGAGCGCGGCTGCGAACCGACGCCCGAGGAGGTCGCCGCGCACCTCGACCTGACCGGGGAACGCGTCAGCGAGGTGCTGCGGCTGGCCCAGGAGCCGGTCTCGCTGCACGCCCCCGTCGGCGAGGAGGAGGACGTCGCCCTCGGTGATCTCATCGAGGACGGCGACGCCGCCTCACCCGTCGAATCCGCCGCGTTCCTGCTGCTCCGCGAGCACCTCGACGCGGTGCTGTCGACCCTCGGCGAACGCGAACGCAAGGTCGTCCAGCTCCGCTACGGCCTCGCCGACGGCCGCCCCCGCACGCTGGAGGAGATCGGCCGGATCTTCGGCGTCACCCGCGAACGGATACGGCAGATCGAGTCCAAGACCCTCAACAAGCTCCGCGACCACGCCTTCGCCGACCAGCTCCGCGGCTACCTCGACTGA
- a CDS encoding deoxyguanosinetriphosphate triphosphohydrolase yields MTGTPPTIPGYTAADLERWVPEPDKRPGRTAFQRDRARVLHSAALRRLAGKTQVVTPGAHTPAWDASPRTRLTHSLECAQVGRELGAALGCDPDLVETACLAHDLGHPPFGHNGEQTLNEVAAPCGGFEGNAQSLRLLARLEPKRFVPAEDGSTVSVGLNLSRAALDAATKYPWPRGGHPTDPASPKFGVYEDDAPVYAWFRQGAPDGAQSFEAQVMDWSDDVAYSVHDVEDGLHAGHLDPNLLLADAERAEIFAVAGARYAPGAGPEELAAALDRLLEQEWWPHGYDGSALAQARLKDATSQLIGRFCLAAEGATRARWGTGRLTRYGAELVVPAETRLECAVLKAVADRYVMQRPDQEALRADQRVVIAELAEALLARAPDGLDPQFRSLFDTAPDDTARMRAVIDQIAALTDTSARSLHARLTRRPGHRGANQG; encoded by the coding sequence ATGACGGGCACACCACCGACCATCCCCGGCTACACCGCGGCCGACCTCGAACGCTGGGTCCCCGAGCCCGACAAACGGCCGGGACGCACCGCCTTCCAGCGCGACCGCGCCCGGGTGCTGCACTCCGCCGCGCTGCGCCGGCTGGCCGGCAAGACCCAGGTCGTCACCCCGGGCGCGCACACCCCCGCCTGGGACGCCAGCCCCCGCACCCGCCTGACCCACTCCCTGGAGTGCGCCCAGGTCGGCCGGGAGCTCGGCGCGGCCCTCGGCTGTGACCCGGACCTGGTCGAGACCGCCTGTCTGGCGCACGATCTGGGCCACCCGCCCTTCGGGCACAACGGCGAGCAGACGCTCAACGAAGTCGCCGCGCCCTGCGGCGGATTCGAGGGCAACGCCCAGTCGCTGCGGCTGCTGGCCCGTCTGGAGCCCAAGCGGTTCGTGCCCGCCGAAGACGGCTCGACGGTCAGCGTCGGGCTCAACCTCAGCCGCGCGGCCCTCGACGCGGCCACCAAGTACCCGTGGCCCCGCGGCGGTCACCCCACCGACCCCGCGTCCCCGAAGTTCGGGGTCTACGAGGACGACGCACCGGTCTACGCGTGGTTCCGGCAGGGCGCCCCCGACGGGGCCCAGAGCTTCGAGGCGCAGGTCATGGACTGGTCCGACGATGTCGCGTACTCGGTGCACGACGTCGAGGACGGGCTGCACGCCGGACACCTCGACCCCAACCTCCTGCTCGCCGACGCCGAACGCGCCGAGATCTTCGCGGTCGCCGGTGCACGCTACGCGCCCGGCGCCGGCCCCGAGGAGCTGGCCGCGGCGCTGGACCGCCTCCTGGAGCAGGAGTGGTGGCCGCACGGCTACGACGGCTCCGCGCTCGCCCAGGCCCGTCTCAAGGACGCCACCAGCCAGCTGATCGGCCGCTTCTGTCTCGCGGCCGAGGGCGCGACCCGGGCCCGCTGGGGGACCGGACGGCTCACCCGCTACGGAGCGGAGCTGGTGGTTCCGGCCGAAACCCGGCTGGAATGCGCCGTTTTGAAAGCCGTCGCCGACCGCTACGTCATGCAGCGCCCCGACCAGGAAGCACTCCGCGCCGACCAGCGCGTCGTCATCGCCGAACTGGCCGAGGCGTTGCTCGCCCGAGCCCCCGACGGCCTTGATCCACAGTTCCGTTCACTGTTCGACACGGCACCCGACGACACCGCACGGATGCGCGCCGTCATCGACCAGATCGCGGCCCTGACCGACACCTCGGCCCGCTCGCTGCACGCCCGTCTCACCCGGCGCCCCGGTCACCGCGGGGCAAACCAGGGGTGA
- the dnaG gene encoding DNA primase, with amino-acid sequence MAGRINDDDVKAVRDAVPIDAVVSEYLQLRNAGGGNLKGLCPFHDEKSPSFHVSPAKGLYHCFGCQEGGDTVDFVMKIDHLSFAETIERLASQAGITLRYEEGGYTPGRQQGERTRLVEAHKAAAQFYVEQLDSPEAEIARKFLAERGFDQSAAQHFGVGYSPAGWDHLTRFLRGRRFSDQELVLSGLSQEGRRGPIDRFRGRLMWPIRDISGEVVGFGARKLRDDDNGPKYLNTPETPIYRKSQVLYGIDLAKKEIAKTNRAVVVEGYTDVMACHLAGVTTAIATSGTAFGEGHIKILRRLLMDNSGSEVVFTFDGDAAGQKAALRAFEDDQKFAAETSIAITPGGMDPCDLRLAKGDQAVADLVEARTPLFEFALRHVVSRHNLDTTVGRAAALDEAAPIVAHIKNSSIQHESAVQLAGMLGILDTQFVVKRVAQLARWARERGRDGGPAQGRQQQRHGQSPAAEQARPAPGPRGPALNLRSPAHRVERELLKLALQRPDLVSPAFDAYGADEFTAPPYAVVRQCIEDAGGAAAGAADQGFVPRVREAAPDDTVRAMVTELAVEPLHTRRDPDEAYAGVQLVAVRLAAVNQRVTEIRGTLQRLGPRADPEHLAAVQNELWVLQQYGQSLRERGYAAL; translated from the coding sequence GTGGCTGGCAGGATCAACGATGACGATGTGAAGGCGGTACGGGACGCGGTCCCGATCGACGCCGTCGTGTCCGAATATCTCCAGCTCCGCAACGCCGGCGGCGGCAATCTCAAGGGCCTGTGCCCCTTCCACGACGAGAAGTCCCCGTCCTTCCACGTCAGCCCGGCCAAGGGGCTCTACCACTGCTTCGGCTGCCAGGAGGGCGGCGACACCGTCGACTTCGTCATGAAGATCGACCACCTCTCCTTCGCCGAGACCATCGAGCGCCTCGCCTCCCAGGCCGGTATCACCCTGCGCTACGAGGAGGGCGGCTACACCCCCGGCCGCCAGCAGGGCGAGCGCACCCGCCTGGTGGAGGCCCACAAGGCCGCCGCCCAGTTCTACGTCGAGCAGCTCGACAGCCCCGAGGCCGAGATCGCCCGCAAGTTCCTCGCCGAGCGCGGCTTCGACCAGTCCGCCGCCCAGCATTTCGGCGTCGGCTACAGCCCGGCCGGCTGGGACCACCTCACCCGCTTCCTGCGCGGCCGCCGCTTCAGCGACCAGGAGCTGGTCCTCTCCGGCCTCTCCCAGGAGGGCCGCCGCGGCCCCATCGACCGCTTCCGCGGCCGGCTGATGTGGCCGATCCGCGACATCTCCGGCGAGGTCGTCGGCTTCGGCGCCCGCAAGCTCCGCGACGACGACAACGGCCCCAAGTACCTCAACACCCCCGAAACCCCCATCTACCGCAAGTCCCAGGTCCTCTACGGCATCGACCTCGCCAAGAAGGAGATCGCCAAGACCAACCGCGCGGTCGTGGTCGAGGGCTACACCGACGTCATGGCCTGCCATCTGGCCGGGGTCACCACCGCCATCGCCACCTCCGGCACGGCCTTCGGCGAGGGCCACATCAAGATCCTCCGCCGCCTCCTGATGGACAACTCCGGCTCCGAGGTCGTCTTCACCTTCGACGGCGACGCCGCGGGCCAGAAGGCCGCCCTGCGCGCCTTCGAGGACGACCAGAAGTTCGCCGCCGAGACCTCCATCGCCATCACCCCGGGCGGTATGGACCCGTGCGATCTGCGGCTCGCCAAGGGCGATCAGGCCGTCGCCGATCTCGTCGAGGCCCGCACCCCGCTCTTCGAGTTCGCGCTGCGCCATGTCGTCTCCCGGCACAACCTCGACACCACCGTCGGCCGCGCCGCCGCCCTCGACGAGGCCGCCCCCATCGTCGCCCACATCAAGAACAGCTCCATCCAGCACGAGTCCGCCGTCCAGCTCGCCGGCATGCTCGGCATCCTGGACACCCAGTTCGTGGTCAAGCGGGTCGCCCAGCTCGCCCGCTGGGCCCGCGAGCGCGGCCGTGACGGCGGCCCTGCCCAGGGCCGTCAGCAGCAGCGGCACGGTCAGTCCCCGGCCGCCGAGCAGGCCCGCCCCGCGCCCGGCCCGCGCGGCCCGGCGCTCAACCTCCGCAGCCCCGCCCACCGCGTCGAGCGGGAGCTGCTCAAGCTGGCGCTGCAGCGCCCCGACCTGGTCTCCCCGGCCTTCGACGCCTACGGGGCCGACGAGTTCACCGCACCGCCCTACGCCGTGGTCCGCCAGTGCATCGAGGACGCCGGCGGTGCCGCGGCCGGCGCCGCCGACCAGGGCTTCGTCCCCCGGGTGCGGGAGGCGGCCCCCGACGACACCGTCCGCGCCATGGTCACCGAGCTCGCCGTCGAACCGCTGCACACCCGCCGGGACCCCGACGAGGCCTACGCCGGCGTCCAGTTGGTCGCCGTCCGCCTCGCCGCCGTCAATCAGCGCGTCACCGAGATCCGCGGCACCCTCCAGCGCCTCGGCCCCCGCGCCGACCCCGAGCACCTCGCGGCCGTGCAGAACGAACTGTGGGTCCTCCAGCAGTACGGCCAGTCGCTGCGCGAACGCGGATACGCGGCCCTGTAG
- a CDS encoding sirohydrochlorin chelatase, with protein sequence MTAPIPHLPSAPLGTGDLAAEITAQLSTQLCRVRLRGFPPPETPGPTLVAVAHGSRDPRALPTVRALLDRVRALRPGLAVRLGHIELNRPLLADTLDGLRGEAVLVPLLFGHGHHVTHDLPAALAGAPQLAGRVAAPLGPHPLLAEALHGRLLEAGFPGAPSPRTAVVLAAAGSRAPRSARDTERTAQLLSARLGGTPVLPAYASAAAPTVAEAVRTLTARGHDRIAVAGCFTAPGRFATQCADAAPGTAAAPLGDHPALARLVLHRYDQALLARTGSDPASVRAATVAV encoded by the coding sequence ATGACGGCGCCGATACCGCACCTGCCCTCCGCCCCCCTCGGCACGGGAGACCTCGCCGCCGAGATCACCGCACAGCTCAGCACCCAGCTCTGCCGCGTCCGGCTGCGGGGCTTCCCCCCTCCGGAAACGCCGGGCCCCACCCTCGTCGCCGTCGCCCACGGCAGCCGCGACCCCCGCGCCCTGCCCACCGTCCGGGCGCTGCTCGACCGGGTCCGTGCGCTGCGCCCCGGCCTGGCCGTCAGGCTCGGGCACATCGAGCTGAACCGGCCGCTGCTCGCCGACACCCTCGACGGGCTGCGCGGCGAAGCCGTCCTCGTACCGCTGCTGTTCGGCCACGGCCACCACGTCACCCATGACCTGCCCGCCGCGCTGGCGGGCGCACCGCAGCTGGCCGGCCGCGTCGCCGCGCCCCTCGGGCCGCACCCGCTCCTCGCCGAGGCGCTGCACGGCCGCCTGCTGGAGGCCGGCTTCCCCGGGGCGCCGTCCCCGCGCACCGCCGTGGTCCTGGCCGCCGCCGGCTCCCGGGCCCCGCGGTCCGCCCGGGACACCGAGCGCACCGCACAGCTGCTCTCGGCCCGGCTCGGTGGCACCCCCGTCCTGCCCGCCTACGCCTCCGCCGCCGCCCCCACCGTCGCGGAAGCGGTCCGTACGCTGACCGCCCGAGGCCACGACCGGATCGCCGTCGCGGGCTGCTTCACCGCACCCGGCCGCTTCGCCACCCAGTGCGCCGACGCCGCCCCCGGGACCGCCGCCGCGCCCCTGGGCGACCACCCCGCACTGGCCCGTCTCGTACTGCACCGCTACGACCAGGCGCTCCTCGCACGGACCGGATCCGACCCCGCGAGCGTCAGGGCGGCTACCGTCGCGGTATGA
- a CDS encoding threo-3-hydroxy-L-aspartate ammonia-lyase produces MTPSPTGPTGPGSTDVPDVVTFDDVRDAARRLAGVAHRTPVLRSRTLDALAGAEVHLKCENFQRVGAFKFRGAYNALSRLSPEQLARGVVAYSSGNHAQAVALAARELGSHAVIVMPEDSPQSKTDATAGYGAEIVRYDRYTGDRVALGRQLAEERGLALIPPYEHPHIIAGQGTAALELIEETGPLDALLAPVGGGGLMAGSATAATALVPGIRMIGVEPEAGDDTLRSLAAGHPVTIPVPHTIADGQAIATPGELTFAVNRRLLDSVVLVSDDEIRAAMKFAFERLKIVTEPSGASALAALLAGRVTPLPPRIGVIISGGNVGLERFLELLG; encoded by the coding sequence ATGACGCCAAGCCCCACCGGTCCCACCGGCCCCGGCAGCACCGACGTCCCGGACGTCGTCACCTTCGACGACGTCCGGGACGCGGCCCGGCGGCTGGCGGGTGTGGCACACCGCACGCCCGTCCTGCGCTCCCGTACCCTCGACGCCCTGGCCGGCGCCGAGGTCCACCTCAAGTGCGAGAACTTCCAGCGGGTCGGCGCCTTCAAGTTCCGCGGCGCCTACAACGCCCTCTCCCGGCTGTCCCCGGAACAGCTGGCCCGTGGGGTCGTCGCCTACTCCTCCGGCAACCACGCCCAGGCCGTCGCGCTGGCCGCCCGGGAGCTGGGCAGCCACGCCGTCATCGTGATGCCCGAGGACTCCCCGCAGTCCAAGACGGACGCCACCGCCGGGTACGGCGCCGAGATCGTCCGCTACGACCGCTACACCGGCGACCGCGTCGCCCTCGGCCGGCAGCTCGCCGAGGAGCGCGGCCTCGCGCTGATCCCGCCGTACGAGCATCCGCACATCATCGCCGGCCAGGGCACCGCCGCCCTGGAGCTGATCGAGGAGACCGGCCCGCTCGACGCGCTGCTGGCCCCGGTCGGCGGCGGCGGCCTGATGGCCGGCTCCGCCACCGCCGCCACCGCCCTGGTCCCCGGTATCCGCATGATCGGCGTGGAGCCGGAGGCCGGCGACGACACCCTCCGCTCCCTGGCCGCCGGCCACCCCGTCACCATCCCCGTCCCGCACACCATCGCCGACGGCCAGGCCATCGCCACCCCCGGCGAGCTGACCTTCGCCGTCAACCGGCGCCTGCTCGACTCGGTCGTCCTGGTCAGCGACGACGAGATCCGCGCGGCCATGAAGTTCGCCTTCGAACGCCTCAAGATCGTCACCGAGCCCAGCGGCGCCAGCGCCCTGGCCGCCCTGCTCGCCGGCCGCGTCACCCCTCTGCCGCCCCGCATCGGCGTGATCATCTCGGGCGGCAACGTGGGGCTGGAGCGCTTCCTGGAACTGCTGGGGTGA
- a CDS encoding NAD(P)/FAD-dependent oxidoreductase yields MVDAHQTFVIVGGGLAGAKAAETLRAEGFTGRVILICDERDHPYERPPLSKGYLLGKEERDSVFVHEPAWYAQAQIELHLGQPAVHLDPGARTVRLGDGTLIVYDKLLLATGAEPRRLDIPGTGLAGVHHLRRLAHAERLRGVLASLGRDNGHLVIAGAGWIGLEVAAAARSYGAEVTVVEAAPTPLHGILGPELGGLFTDLHREHGVRFHFGARFTEIVGQDGMVLAVRTDDGEEHPAHDVLAAIGAAPRTALAEQAGLDLVDREAGGGIAVDAALRTSDPYIYAAGDVAAADHPLLDSRLRVEHWANALNGGPAAARAMLGQDVSYDRVPYFFSDQYDVGMEYSGYAPPGSYAQVVCRGDVAKREFIAFWLGADGRLLAGMNVNVWDVAESIQQLIRSGASLAPEALADPEVPLASLLP; encoded by the coding sequence GTGGTCGACGCACACCAGACGTTCGTCATCGTCGGGGGTGGCCTGGCCGGCGCAAAGGCCGCGGAGACGCTCCGCGCGGAAGGCTTCACCGGCCGGGTGATCCTCATCTGTGACGAGCGCGACCACCCGTACGAGCGCCCCCCGCTCTCCAAGGGGTACCTGCTCGGCAAGGAAGAGCGCGACAGTGTCTTCGTCCATGAACCCGCCTGGTACGCCCAGGCACAGATCGAGCTGCACCTGGGCCAGCCCGCCGTCCACCTGGACCCCGGCGCCAGGACCGTCCGCCTCGGCGACGGCACCCTGATCGTCTACGACAAGCTGCTGCTGGCCACCGGCGCCGAGCCGCGCCGCCTGGACATCCCCGGTACCGGCCTGGCCGGTGTGCACCACCTGCGCCGCCTCGCCCACGCCGAACGGCTGCGCGGCGTCCTGGCCTCTCTGGGCCGGGACAACGGCCACCTCGTCATCGCCGGGGCCGGCTGGATCGGCCTGGAGGTGGCCGCCGCCGCCCGCTCCTACGGCGCCGAGGTCACCGTCGTCGAGGCCGCCCCCACCCCGCTGCACGGCATCCTGGGCCCCGAACTCGGCGGTCTGTTCACCGATCTGCACCGCGAACACGGCGTCCGCTTCCACTTCGGCGCCCGCTTCACCGAGATCGTCGGCCAGGACGGCATGGTGCTCGCCGTGCGCACCGACGACGGCGAGGAACACCCCGCCCATGACGTGCTCGCCGCGATCGGCGCCGCCCCGCGCACCGCACTCGCCGAACAGGCCGGACTGGACCTCGTCGACCGGGAGGCCGGCGGCGGTATCGCGGTCGACGCGGCGCTGCGCACCTCCGACCCGTACATCTACGCCGCCGGCGACGTCGCCGCCGCCGACCACCCCCTCCTGGACAGCCGCCTGCGCGTCGAACACTGGGCCAACGCCCTCAACGGCGGCCCGGCCGCCGCGCGCGCCATGCTCGGCCAGGACGTCAGCTACGACCGCGTCCCGTACTTCTTCTCCGACCAGTACGACGTCGGCATGGAGTACTCCGGCTACGCCCCGCCCGGCTCGTACGCGCAGGTCGTCTGCCGCGGCGACGTCGCCAAGCGGGAGTTCATCGCCTTCTGGCTCGGGGCGGACGGCCGGCTGCTCGCGGGGATGAACGTCAACGTCTGGGACGTCGCCGAGTCCATCCAGCAACTCATCCGCTCCGGGGCGTCGTTGGCGCCCGAGGCGCTGGCCGATCCGGAGGTTCCGCTGGCCTCGCTGCTCCCGTAG